cgtgaaatctcattggtccaaaatccacataactgtatattaaacaaacaagtgtgatctgattggctgcctcATTCCTGATTTCAGTGTGAACAAAAATTAAGTGACGCCTGCAAAGATAGGACAtgttgtaaaacaaacaaacgaaaaaTAAAAAACTCCCTCACCTGCCACTATTCCAGACACAATAGTCGCCAGCAGTGGAGTTTTGCTTTTCTTGTTCATCTTCGAGAGGAAACGGAAGAGCAGCCCGTCCTCTGCCATAGCGTAGATCACTCGAGGCATGGGGAACATGGAGCCTAACAAGCTAAgacacaaataaaacacagattCAGATAAATGGAAAACATGGGTGGAAACACTGCAGGACAAAAAGTCCTTGAGTTACCTTGTCGAGAGGGCACAGAGTGAACCAACGGCTACGATATAGCGTGCCGGCCCCCAGCCTACGTAACTGAAGGCCTCGGGCAGGGGACTCTGGGTGTTGAGTTTGTAGTAGGGCATCATGAGCGTGAGAGCAGCCGACACACCAAAGTAAGCAAAGAAGCAAATGAGCAGAGAGGCCACAATGCCCACAGGGATGGAGCGCATGGGGTTCTTGGCTTCCTCACCTACAGGAAGAAATAAGGTTAAAGGGAACCACATACATTTCTGACTCAGaagaaaccaaaacaaaatgtTCAGCAAGCAGTGTTCGTGCTCTGTATTGCTGACATTTAAAAAACGTACTTGTTGTTGCAATGCAATCAAAGCCCACAAAGGCGTAGAAACAGGTGGCTGCGCCAGATAAGACGCCGCCGAAGCCGAACGGCGCGAAGCCTCCACTTCCAAATGTGCTTTCAACCGATCTGTGAGAACAAATGGATTTGTCAAATCTCTTGCAtgtattttgtgtgtgaaatCACATTCTCCACCGCACAGCTGGAAGAGATCCTCATTTGCTCTGCTTCAAAACGATGAGCAGGATTCTTTCATATCAAACGTACTCTGGTTCGGTGATGTTCGTATCATTGACGAAGTCCTCATATGTGAGGTTCCAGTTGGCTGTGTTGCCTTTGACGAAGCCAGAGATGATGACAAAGCCCAGCACGATCAGGTTGATCCCAGTGAAGATCTTGTTCACCAGAGCAGATTCACTTACACCAAAAGCAAGCAGTCCTGAGGAGGAAACAGATCTTTTATGAAATcagcttgtttttttaataagGATGATTATAACAATTTcggttcgttttttttttcttaaaatgtataGATTCTACATGTGTACTGATTACGCTGTTTAAACTTTATGCTTCAGGATAAATGTTCATAAGgtcacaattattatttattttttttaattaaatgtaataaatttttaCTACATACATTTATTACTTGATAAGCACAATATAATAGTGTGtcgatattagatttttttttaatctgctttgccaacatcaaatatttaattatgaatGCTCATTTCCCATTTTTGCATCTGTGTCATCTGAGttaatatttaacactttcattttttcAAATTGTAATTTAACCAAATGCATTAGAATATTTTTGTGATGCCTGAATATGCTTTTAACAtggttggtttttatttattatttatttatacaacatctataatatagaacttacatttttaaatttattaaattatcaactagttcatccaaaaaaatcgGTTTAGCTACAAATACATGTGGATGcctaataatatgtatttataaaaagttttaaCATTTTACTGTTTACCAAGTGCTTGTTCTGTTCATCTCTACATTTCTGGTTATTAGTtaaagacacaacaacaacaacaaaaaatatctgTAAATCCTAAAATCCCATATTTTAATTATGATTTCTATTTTTAGTTCTCTCACCAGTCAGTAGCAGGATGAGAATGAGGGCAAACAGGTCCGGATATTCAGCAAGAACTTTCCCAGGAACCTTCATGGCCATAGATGCCCTGAAGAAGTTAGAGATCTTCTGCTCGACCAGGTTATCGAACGTAGAGCTCCACGCTCGCGCCACACTAGCTGTACCTGAAAACAAGAACCAGCTTTTTAGTGCAGTTATAGCTACAACAGATTTCTTGAAAATCAGCATCAACAACTGGTACTGGACTCACTCACCTATAACGTAAGAGAGGATGAGGTTCCAACCAGTGATGAAGGCCCAGATTTCTCCCACTGTCACATAGCTGTACAAGTACGCAGACCCAGTCTTAGGGACTCGTGCGCCGAACTCTGCATAGCACAGTCCGGCCAGCATTGAGGAAAGTGCGGCCACAAGGAAGCATAAGACGATAGCAGGACCTGCCTTCTCTCTTGCAACCTCCCCAGCCAGCACATAGACCCCAGCGCCAAGTGTGGAGCCCACGCCGAGCGCCACCAGATCTAGAGTGGACAGACACCGGGCGAACCGCGTTTCCTCCCCAGAGCAGTCCAGCACACGACGGCGCAGTAGTGCGTGTCCAAAAGATGCCACTTTGTCCACCATGATTAATGCGGAATGAGGAGACCGGTTCTTTGTTGTGCTTGTTCTGTTACTTATACGCCTAGAAGAGCACACAGAAGAGGAAGGAAGAATTAGACATATTTGGGTGTGACTGTCAGTTGCCCAAGGCACTACGCCAAGGTTTGATCAAACTGGTTTAAGTCAGGACATGTCTACACTTTGTGTTCATCACAGCTCACTGCCAGATTTCAGTGAATGCATCATTTTGTGATTCTCAGAATTCCTAGTGCATGAGGAATTACTAAGTATTCCCGAAGTACAAGAGGTTCTTTGGAAGAAGGATTTGTCCCAAATCTTCGGATCTCTGCCCTCTAATTAAATAGTCGGTTAGGGTCGGATACAAAAATGGAATCAATTACACACTGATCTAGTAAAGTAGTATTCCCAGAGGAAAACTCAGGCAACAAACTTCATGACATGAATGTGGAACTCCAGTTTTGTGCTGCTGGCAACCAAAACTATATCTGATCTGATTAATAGATATGGCAGATAAAGACAGTATTGAGTGACGGAGCCCAACAGAGAGTAAAGAGGAAAATTcacaattattagaaaaaaataacacacaGTACTGTTGAAAAATTGTGTGATTCTGATGAGTagatagttcaaaagaacagtatttattcaaaatagaaatcttttgtaatattatatatgtataatatattatcCGTCCACGTGAGGGTTagagagctctcagaattcataaaaaaaaaatcgcaatttgtgtttcgaagatgaacggtggtcttatgggtttggaacgacatgatagtgagtaattaatgccagatttttcatgtttggatgaacaattcctttaatgCAACTTGCTAGatatctgtattttatttctttttcaccccagacttttgaatgataATGTATAAACTTGTCAAGATAGACTTCCATTGAGATCTGAGGTTTTAATGCAATGACAATAGCTTCCATAAAATC
This genomic stretch from Carassius gibelio isolate Cgi1373 ecotype wild population from Czech Republic chromosome B21, carGib1.2-hapl.c, whole genome shotgun sequence harbors:
- the LOC127986241 gene encoding cationic amino acid transporter 3, producing the protein MVDKVASFGHALLRRRVLDCSGEETRFARCLSTLDLVALGVGSTLGAGVYVLAGEVAREKAGPAIVLCFLVAALSSMLAGLCYAEFGARVPKTGSAYLYSYVTVGEIWAFITGWNLILSYVIGTASVARAWSSTFDNLVEQKISNFFRASMAMKVPGKVLAEYPDLFALILILLLTGLLAFGVSESALVNKIFTGINLIVLGFVIISGFVKGNTANWNLTYEDFVNDTNITEPESVESTFGSGGFAPFGFGGVLSGAATCFYAFVGFDCIATTSEEAKNPMRSIPVGIVASLLICFFAYFGVSAALTLMMPYYKLNTQSPLPEAFSYVGWGPARYIVAVGSLCALSTSLLGSMFPMPRVIYAMAEDGLLFRFLSKMNKKSKTPLLATIVSGIVAALMAFLFDLAALVDLMSIGTLLAYSLVAVCVLILRYQPGNLNSSSQTEKLVELVGGEKVAVCGDSGDEYGMDLDDNPRKEKFSLKLLLVPSKDSPTEISGTIVYGTTAVISVLITVLCMVLALRLEAILDLEIVSVTACVILVLLCILCVIVIWRQPESKEALTFKVPLLPWLPLFSIFVNIYLMMQLDMATWCRFTVWMCLGFAIYFGYGIRNSTEAMNSSLRKYEPALKNKSPIYLVGEESEVDCISP